Proteins encoded by one window of Arachis ipaensis cultivar K30076 chromosome B04, Araip1.1, whole genome shotgun sequence:
- the LOC107636274 gene encoding LOW QUALITY PROTEIN: DNA ligase 4-like (The sequence of the model RefSeq protein was modified relative to this genomic sequence to represent the inferred CDS: inserted 2 bases in 1 codon; substituted 3 bases at 3 genomic stop codons; added 88 bases not found in genome assembly), with translation MATEQTKFSVMCSLFNWTQRAKSPAKKRAKFRKFLDSFCADRNFFPAIRLVLPNLDRERGSYGLKESVLAISLIDALGMSRDSEDALRLINWRKGGAKTGANAGNFALVATEVLQRRQGTASGGLTIKEVNDXMTQLAASENTLSLSLSYIYIYHCKSLGLGXSCRIIFHSYMVCMNNLVSSFLKLQDIEVGKAVRPQLAKRVANAAEAWKKLHGKEVVVECKFDGDRIQIHKNGTEIHFFSRNFLDHSEYAHAMSEIIQQNILVDRCILDGEMLVWDSSLNRFAEFGSNQEIAKAARDGLDSDRQLCYWLDVAFDILYFGDTSVIHQTLKERHEILRKVVRPLKGRLEILVPNGGLNSHCSSGEPCWSFIAHNVDEVEKFFKETIENRDEGIVVKDLGSKWEPSDRSGKWLKLKPEYIQAGADLDVLIIGGYYGSGRRGGEVAQFLVGLAERPSPNTHPKRFISFCRVGTGLSDDELDALVTKLKPYFRKYEYPKKRPPSFYQVTNHSKERPDVWVDSPEKSIILSITSDIRTIESEVFAAPYSLRFPRIDRVRYDKAWYECLDVQCXSELKLVYNSIRGEKKIMSIVPSHLTQTDVSSIKGDSHIFSNMMFCILQSCXPAVVYFVNVPPSHSLESLHKMIAENGGVFSMNLNNSVTHRVAAESKGFKFEAAKRHGDIIHYSWILDCCSQKKLIPLQPKYFLFLSEVTRKKLQEEIDEFSDSYYMYIDLGEFKQLLNTINRSEDISTIDHYSKKYCPKDEWSVFIGCSIYFHTAIPSVKGEWEVLLQLALRRFKVEVLMGGGRVTDKLTCATHLVVLSVPGYDAEFDELQRCFTSVDRRFLQSKRLHIIKSHWFEDCLDNNKRLPEESYSLRPSVIAESTSENGENDTLESHFGGDNVQDQNVPSEKENRQRSAKAAHEHSLATVSHENVGPRKRGRPAGRGVKNVKMAGNKAQRARPRTVRKRAKISEYESDKSDSHDNEPEEQENDTGEASFDIYNRHLEPQEVEQQANVQVAETEESSEPNRAVHDLRNSSESERMYVPEIKMADRTNDQNSELANEIENRADPMLFDKIPGLATAKKVEDTKHCDLKEERPAAAAESSSTNAAEPTITKKKKVSYKDVANDLLKDW, from the exons atggcGACGGAGCAAACCAAGTTCAGCGTTATGTGCAGCCTCTTCAACTGGACGCAGCGTGCCAAGTCGCCGGCCAAGAAGCGCGCAAAGTTCCGCAAGTTCCTCGACTCATTCTGCGCCGACCGCAACTTCTTCCCTGCCATTCGCCTCGTCCTCCCCAACCTCGACCGCGAGCGCGGCTCCTACGGCCTCAAGGAGTCAGTCCTCGCCATTTCCCTCATCGACGCCCTCGGCATGTCTCGCGACTCCGAAGACGCCCTTCGCCTCATTAATTGGCGCAAGGGCGGCGCCAAGACCGGCGCCAATGCCGGCAATTTCGCCCTCGTCGCCACCGAG GTACTGCAGCGCAGGCAAGGTACTGCTTCGGGTGGATTGACGATAAAGGAGGTAAATGACTAAATGACTCAGTTGGCTGCTAGTGaaaacactctctctctctctctctcatatatatatatatatcattgcAAAAGCCTTGGCCTTGGGTAATCATGCAGGATTATATTCCA TTCATATATGGTTTGTATGAACAATCTTGTATCTTCTTTTCTTAAATTGCAGGATATTGAAGTTGGAAAAGCTGTGCGTCCTCAGCTAGCTAAGAGAGTTGCTAATGCAGCTGAAGCATGGAAGAAG CTTCATGGGAAGGAAGTGGTTGTCGAGTGCAAATTTGATGGTGACCGCATTCAAATTCACAAAAATGGAACAGAGATACATTTCTTCTCGAG GAACTTCCTTGATCATTCAGAATATGCACATGCAATGTCAGAAATCATACAGCAAAACATCTTGGTAGATAG GTGCATACTTGATGGTGAAATGTTGGTTTGGGACAGTTCCTTGAATCGTTTTGCTGAGTTTGGCTCAAATCAGGAAATAG CCAAGGCAGCAAGGGATGGACTTGACAGTGACAGACAG TTATGCT ATTGGCTAGATGTTGCATTTGATATCCTTTATTTTGGAGATACTAGTGTAATTCACCAAACTTTGAAGGAACGACATGAGATTCTCCGTAAAGTTGTGAGGCCATTGAAGGGGCGCCTTGAAATTTTAGTACCTAATGGTGGTCTTAATAGTCATTGCTCTTCAG GTGAACCATGTTGGTCATTCATTGCTCATAATGTGGATGAAGTTGAGAAATTTTTCAAAGAAACTATAGAGAACAG AGATGAGGGAATAGTTGTTAAAGACCTCGGTTCTAAATGGGAGCCTAGTGATCGAAGTGGAAAGTGGCTAAAATTGAAGCCTGAGTACATTCAagctggcgctgatctggatgtGCTTATCATAG GAGGTTATTATGGCTCTGGACGACGTGGAGGGGAG GTTGCTCAGTTCTTGGTGGGCCTTGCTGAGCGTCCATCCCCAAATACACATCCCAAGCG GTTTATCTCCTTCTGTAGAGTTGGTACTGGGCTTTCTGATGATGAGCTTGATGCGTTAGTAACAAAACTAAAACCTTACTTCCG aAAGTATGAATATCCGAAGAAGAGGCCGCCAAGTTTCTATCAAGTAACTAATCATTCAAAAGAAAGGCCTGATGTGTGGGTTGATAGCCCTGAGAA ATCGATTATTCTGTCCATAACCAGTGATATCCGAACTATAGAATCTGAG GTATTTGCTGCACCGTACAGCCTGAGGTTTCCTCGGATTGACAGGGTGAGATATGACAAAGCTTGGTACGAATGCCTTGATGTGCAATG GAGTGAATTGAAACTTGTTTATAATTCCATAAGGGGAGAAAAGAAAATCATGTCCATTGTTCCTTCTCATTTAACTCAGACTGATGTTTCCAGTATCAAGGGAGACTCTCATATATTTTCAAATATGATGTTTTGTATCCTACAGTCTTGCTAGCCAGCTGTCGTTT ACTTCGTTAATGTGCCTCCATCTCATTCTCTTGAGAGCTTGCACAAAATGATTGCTGAGAATGGGGGAGTTTTCTCGATGAACTTAAATAACTCTGTCACTCATCGTGTGGCGGCAGAGAGCAagg GGTTTAAATTTGAAGCTGCAAAACGTCATGGTGATATCATTCACTACAGTTGGATATTAGATTGCTGCTCACAAAAGAAGCTTATCCCCTTACAGCCAAA GTACTTCCTCTTCCTATCTGAAGTAACAAGGAAGAAGTTACAAGAAGAAATTGACGAGTTCTCTGACTCTTACTACATGTATATTGATCTTGGAGAGTTCAAACAG CTCTTAAACACTATTAATAGGTCAGAAGATATCAGTACTATTGATCATTACAGCAAAAAATACTGCCCAAAGGATGAGTGGTCTGTCTTTATTGGATGCTCCATATATTTCCACACTGCAATACCATCAGT GAAAGGGGAATGGGAAGTTCTATTGCAACTTGCTTTGAGAAGATTCAAGGTTGAAGTTCTCATGGGCGGTGGTAGAGTTACTGATAAACTTACTTGTGCAACCCATTTAGTTGTCTTGTCAGTTCCAGGATATGATGCCGAATTTGATGAGCTACAGAGATG TTTTACTTCAGTGGATAGGAGGTTTCTCCAGAGCAAGAGGTTGCATATAATAAAATCCCATTGGTTTGAAGATTGTCTGGACAATAACAAAAGATTACCAGAAGAAAGTTACAGCTTGAGGCCCTCTGTAATAGCAGAGTCAACATCTGAAAATGG TGAAAATGACACCTTAGAGTCTCACTTTGGTGGAGACAATGTACAAGACCAGAATGTACCCTCTGAAAAGGAAAATAGACAGAGAAGTGCAAAAGCTGCTCATGAACACAGTTTGGCCACGGTGTCCCATGAGAATGTTGGCCCAAGGAAGAGAGGAAGACCTGCAGGGAGAGGTGTTAAAAATGTTAAGATGGCTGGCAACAAAGCCCAAAGAGCACGGCCACGCACTGTGAGAAAGCGTGCGAAAATAAGCGAATATGAATCAGACAAAAGTGATTCTCATGACAATGAACCAGAAGAGCAGGAGAATGACACCGGAGAAGCAAGTTTTGATATTTACAATAGACATTTGGAACCTCAGGAGGTCGAGCAACAGGCCAATGTCCAAGTTGCCGAAACAGAAGAAAGTTCTGAACCAAACAGGGCAGTGCATGATTTGAGGAATAGTAGTGAGAGTGAAAGAATGTATGTTCCAGAAATAAAAATGGCAGATAGGACCAATGACCAAAACAGTGAATTGGCTAATGAGATTGAAAATCGGGCTGATCCCATGTTATTTGACAAGATTCCCGGCCTTGCTACCGCCAAGAAAGTTGAGGACACTAAGCATTGTGATCTAAAAGAAGAGAGGCCAGCTGCAGCAGCAGAAAGCAG